The Kitasatospora setae KM-6054 genome contains a region encoding:
- a CDS encoding GNAT family N-acetyltransferase, whose product MNAGWPVELVEGDVTLRPIRRRDQADWQEVSRRNRDWLRRWEATVPPAPPGRAPLPRPTYRQMVRYLRAEANAGRMLPFVVLHQGRLVGQLTVGGITWGSMCSANVGYWVDEAVAGRGIMPTAVALAVDHCFRDLGLHRVEVCIRPENRPSRRVVEKLGFREEGLRPRYLHIDGDWRDHLVYALTAEEAADGLLRRWHGLRNRPPQSN is encoded by the coding sequence CTGAACGCCGGCTGGCCCGTCGAACTGGTCGAGGGGGACGTCACGCTGCGGCCGATCCGCCGCCGCGACCAGGCCGACTGGCAGGAGGTCAGCCGCCGCAACCGGGACTGGCTGCGCCGCTGGGAGGCCACCGTCCCGCCCGCCCCGCCCGGTCGGGCCCCGCTGCCCCGGCCGACCTACCGGCAGATGGTCCGCTACCTGCGCGCCGAGGCCAACGCCGGCCGGATGCTGCCCTTCGTGGTGCTCCACCAGGGCCGCCTGGTGGGCCAGTTGACGGTCGGCGGGATCACCTGGGGCTCGATGTGCTCCGCCAACGTCGGCTACTGGGTGGACGAGGCGGTGGCCGGCCGCGGCATCATGCCCACCGCCGTGGCGCTCGCCGTCGACCACTGCTTCCGCGACCTCGGTCTGCACCGGGTCGAGGTCTGCATCCGCCCGGAGAACCGGCCCAGCCGCCGGGTGGTCGAGAAGCTGGGCTTCCGCGAGGAGGGCCTGCGCCCGCGCTACCTGCACATCGACGGCGACTGGCGCGACCACCTGGTCTACGCGCTGACCGCCGAGGAGGCCGCCGACGGGCTGCTGCGGCGCTGGCACGGACTCAGGAACCGGCCGCCGCAAAGTAATTGA
- the sepX gene encoding divisome protein SepX/GlpR has translation MWLRRQDELNESRPTERFSTAIRLLAGRSAMERRAARALGEQTADQQHPAGDDPDGALADPGPATGPAAAPAAAPAATPVGAPAPAAAEQRPERERERDHDDRRSAERRARLLARRRRMVTMLFLAFALGAVVAAVAGFAFLWVPAVPGALLTVYIGHLRRLERQRYEVKFDRAKAAQAAERLRERERERTAVRPAAEQRPAARPVPAAEPAADPGTTRATVLAEATEHEEWVDGVRARAAAGPDSWEPVPVPLPTYVTAPVAPRTTRGLDLSGPNTWDSGRPATPLFDQYGEPGPSARADWATRPRAANE, from the coding sequence ATGTGGCTCCGCCGGCAGGACGAGCTCAACGAGTCGCGTCCGACGGAACGCTTCAGTACGGCGATCCGCCTGCTGGCCGGTCGATCGGCCATGGAGCGGCGCGCGGCCCGAGCCCTCGGCGAGCAGACCGCCGACCAGCAGCACCCCGCCGGGGACGACCCGGACGGGGCCCTCGCCGACCCCGGACCCGCGACCGGACCCGCCGCGGCGCCCGCCGCCGCTCCGGCCGCCACCCCCGTCGGCGCCCCCGCCCCGGCCGCCGCCGAACAGCGGCCCGAGCGCGAGCGCGAGCGGGACCACGACGACCGGCGGTCCGCCGAGCGGCGGGCCCGGCTGCTCGCCCGGCGGCGGCGGATGGTCACCATGCTGTTCCTGGCCTTCGCGCTGGGCGCGGTGGTCGCCGCCGTGGCCGGTTTCGCCTTCCTCTGGGTGCCCGCCGTCCCCGGCGCGCTGCTCACCGTCTACATCGGCCACCTGCGCCGGCTGGAGCGGCAGCGCTACGAGGTGAAGTTCGACCGGGCCAAGGCCGCGCAGGCCGCCGAGCGGCTGCGCGAACGCGAACGCGAGCGGACCGCCGTCCGCCCGGCCGCCGAGCAGCGGCCCGCCGCCCGCCCGGTGCCCGCCGCCGAGCCCGCCGCGGACCCGGGCACCACCCGGGCCACCGTGCTGGCCGAGGCCACCGAGCACGAGGAGTGGGTCGACGGCGTCCGGGCCCGGGCCGCCGCCGGGCCGGACTCCTGGGAGCCCGTCCCCGTCCCGCTGCCCACCTACGTCACCGCCCCGGTGGCGCCCCGCACCACCCGGGGCCTCGACCTCTCCGGCCCCAACACCTGGGACTCCGGCCGCCCCGCCACCCCGCTCTTCGACCAGTACGGCGAGCCCGGCCCGTCCGCCCGGGCCGACTGGGCCACCCGCCCCCGCGCCGCCAACGAGTAG
- the glsA gene encoding glutaminase A has translation MIHDAEDIVDPKAAQAAVSTGRLPSDEAVRAALSRVHRRFRDDRGGKVADYIPVLAEADPELFGIALAHVGGSLHAVGDAEHLFSIQSVSKAFVFALVDQELGHHTVRRRIGVNSTGLPFDSVLAVELNHGSPMNPMVNAGALATAALAPGDSPEERWEFVRRGLSRFAGRELRLDQRVYASEAATNQRNESIARLLDSYGVLARDPATTTDLYTRQCSLAVCVRDLAVMGATLANGGVNPLTGDRVVSPGVCRDTLAALATSGLYERSGDWLYEVGMPGKSGVSGGIVTVAPGKGSIAAFSPRLDPAGNSVRGQRVTHYLSGALGLDLFASTPHPGSGG, from the coding sequence GTGATCCACGACGCCGAGGACATCGTCGACCCGAAGGCGGCCCAGGCCGCCGTCTCGACCGGGCGGCTCCCCTCGGACGAGGCCGTCCGGGCGGCACTGTCCCGGGTGCACCGGCGCTTCCGGGACGACCGCGGCGGGAAGGTCGCCGACTACATCCCCGTGCTGGCCGAGGCCGATCCGGAGCTGTTCGGCATCGCGCTGGCCCACGTCGGCGGCAGCCTGCACGCGGTCGGCGACGCGGAGCACCTGTTCTCGATCCAGTCGGTCTCGAAGGCCTTCGTGTTCGCCCTGGTCGACCAGGAGCTCGGGCACCACACCGTCCGCCGCCGGATCGGCGTCAACAGCACCGGCCTGCCGTTCGACTCGGTGCTGGCCGTCGAGCTCAACCACGGCAGCCCGATGAACCCGATGGTCAACGCCGGGGCGCTGGCCACCGCCGCCCTGGCCCCGGGCGACAGCCCCGAGGAGCGCTGGGAGTTCGTCCGCCGCGGCCTGTCCCGCTTCGCCGGCCGCGAACTGCGGCTGGACCAAAGGGTGTACGCCTCCGAGGCGGCCACCAACCAGCGCAACGAGTCGATCGCCCGCCTGCTGGACAGCTACGGCGTCCTGGCCCGCGACCCGGCCACCACCACCGACCTGTACACCCGGCAGTGCTCGCTGGCGGTCTGCGTCCGCGACCTCGCGGTGATGGGCGCCACCCTGGCCAACGGCGGCGTCAACCCGCTCACCGGCGACCGGGTGGTCAGCCCCGGGGTCTGCCGCGACACCCTCGCCGCGCTGGCCACCTCCGGCCTCTACGAGCGCAGCGGCGACTGGCTGTACGAGGTCGGCATGCCGGGCAAGAGCGGCGTCTCCGGCGGCATCGTCACCGTCGCCCCGGGCAAGGGCTCCATCGCGGCCTTCTCCCCCCGCCTCGACCCGGCCGGCAACAGCGTGCGCGGCCAGCGCGTCACCCACTACCTGTCCGGGGCCCTCGGCCTCGACCTCTTCGCCTCCACCCCCCACCCGGGCAGCGGCGGGTGA